One segment of Solidesulfovibrio sp. DNA contains the following:
- a CDS encoding ATP-grasp domain-containing protein, which translates to MTFLLAGLSVRALAQSAARAGHPVVAVDYFGDSDLADRVACRSLLRQGRPAYDAKDLPGLAAGLAYDTLAYVSNLENHPRVVRDLAGGRPIAGNTPETLRQARHWPTLRRVCAEEGLAMPPTLFPGEEATARKQVEWLRKPVKSGGGHGIDFWDGRPLARGWYLQTWVPGVSASAVFAANGRESLVLGVSEQVVGDRKLGAHGFRHCGNIMPLAPELGGGEALTRALADMAARLTRRFGLRGVCGLDCIIAAGPNGRPRPVLLEINPRPTASAELIEERGLGSVFDTHVRAAAGALPAPADWPENGGYLAKGIAFARRPCRLPEDTGWRRPELRDVGRPGDAIAPGRPICSIVLPGATRRAALEGLYAAARGLERDLASKEEAS; encoded by the coding sequence ATGACGTTTTTATTGGCCGGCCTCAGTGTCCGGGCCCTGGCCCAGTCCGCCGCCCGCGCCGGCCACCCGGTCGTGGCCGTCGACTATTTCGGCGACAGCGACCTGGCCGACCGCGTGGCCTGCCGCTCCCTGCTGCGCCAGGGCCGGCCGGCCTACGACGCCAAGGACCTGCCCGGCCTGGCCGCCGGCCTGGCCTACGACACCCTGGCCTACGTCTCCAACCTGGAGAACCACCCCCGGGTGGTCCGGGACCTGGCCGGGGGCCGCCCCATCGCCGGCAACACACCCGAAACCCTGCGCCAGGCGCGTCACTGGCCCACATTGCGCCGGGTGTGCGCCGAGGAAGGCCTGGCCATGCCGCCAACCCTGTTTCCGGGCGAGGAGGCAACAGCCCGAAAGCAGGTCGAATGGCTGCGAAAGCCGGTCAAAAGCGGCGGCGGCCACGGCATCGACTTCTGGGACGGCCGGCCCCTGGCCAGGGGCTGGTATCTCCAGACCTGGGTGCCCGGGGTGAGCGCCTCGGCGGTTTTCGCCGCCAACGGCCGGGAAAGCCTGGTCCTGGGCGTCAGCGAACAGGTCGTCGGCGACCGCAAACTCGGCGCCCACGGCTTTCGCCACTGCGGCAACATCATGCCCCTGGCCCCGGAGCTGGGCGGCGGAGAAGCCTTGACCCGGGCCCTGGCGGACATGGCCGCCCGGCTCACCCGGCGTTTCGGGCTGCGCGGCGTGTGCGGCCTGGATTGTATCATCGCCGCCGGCCCGAACGGCCGACCGCGCCCGGTGCTTTTGGAAATCAACCCCCGGCCCACGGCCTCGGCCGAACTCATCGAGGAACGCGGCCTGGGAAGCGTCTTCGACACCCACGTCCGGGCCGCCGCCGGCGCGTTGCCCGCGCCGGCCGACTGGCCGGAAAACGGCGGCTACCTGGCCAAGGGCATCGCCTTCGCCCGGCGACCCTGTCGCCTCCCCGAAGACACCGGCTGGCGGCGCCCCGAACTGCGCGACGTCGGCCGCCCCGGCGACGCCATCGCCCCCGGCCGGCCCATCTGTTCCATCGTGCTGCCGGGCGCGACCCGCCGGGCCGCCCTGGAAGGGCTGTACGCGGCGGCGCGCGGCCTGGAACGCGACCTCGCCTCCAAGGAAGAAGCCTCATGA
- a CDS encoding DUF2193 domain-containing protein: MSVYKKMIDEALGATLAVFGVIKEKRGGVFKLTDCKPYVDAVNKMTVGEGQSKEVIDLHVQSVNAHYDILCSLTDTIRPEDDPFVEHYQTPPILEILYEADPAFKASMDTFIEAIAANKALVGLESVRRYGGMYGLTCVVDFAFSCGSVPNLVNRILAPLSIPSDHKKTILSSKSWGMNTSYGLGGAFRAAIEAGKTAAEAEDAEVAQMQYIYQEPVEAQAKLMDTHNLGGHGPHTSFDTRKYMAQYKERMKPYVLAAFKAGVHPANIVTVPAYCVGDVGHHIAQSAFNMFKDDMAFGIYEAVMACFKSTIYRGLEAGAYKSPYDVLSVSTGAPACATAYILWKDSFTVPMVVDLLSKRFSNYAAMNPKRGEADELHNADFLDILTRGEKILDITPIGQGGKIKGVEVDLSPVDKHEVVSNPQRYTYPACAITQRFAALMSLADFPCYLTPECTTATLMTNCIALSPAQAGSPVRGCKDCAATSLIKRNVPFVTGALAGAKGYCNWNTAI; the protein is encoded by the coding sequence ATGTCCGTGTACAAGAAGATGATCGACGAGGCTCTCGGTGCGACGCTGGCGGTTTTCGGGGTCATCAAGGAAAAGCGCGGCGGCGTCTTCAAGCTGACCGATTGCAAGCCCTACGTGGACGCGGTCAACAAGATGACCGTGGGCGAGGGGCAATCCAAAGAGGTCATCGACCTGCACGTCCAGTCGGTCAACGCCCACTACGACATCCTGTGCAGCTTAACCGACACCATCCGGCCCGAGGACGACCCCTTCGTCGAGCACTACCAGACGCCGCCCATCCTGGAGATCCTCTACGAGGCCGACCCGGCCTTCAAGGCCTCCATGGACACCTTCATCGAGGCCATCGCCGCCAACAAGGCCCTGGTCGGCCTGGAAAGCGTGCGCCGCTACGGCGGCATGTACGGCCTGACCTGCGTCGTGGACTTCGCCTTCTCCTGCGGCTCGGTGCCCAACCTCGTCAACCGCATCCTGGCCCCCCTGTCCATCCCCTCGGACCACAAGAAGACCATCCTGTCCTCCAAGTCCTGGGGCATGAACACCTCCTACGGCCTGGGCGGCGCCTTCCGGGCGGCCATCGAGGCCGGCAAGACCGCGGCCGAGGCCGAGGACGCCGAAGTCGCCCAGATGCAGTACATCTACCAGGAGCCGGTCGAGGCGCAAGCCAAGTTGATGGACACCCACAACTTGGGTGGCCACGGGCCGCACACCTCGTTCGACACCCGCAAGTACATGGCCCAGTACAAGGAGCGCATGAAGCCCTATGTACTGGCCGCCTTCAAGGCCGGCGTCCATCCGGCCAACATCGTGACCGTCCCGGCCTACTGCGTCGGCGACGTCGGCCATCACATCGCCCAGTCTGCCTTCAACATGTTCAAGGACGACATGGCCTTCGGCATCTACGAAGCGGTCATGGCCTGCTTCAAGAGCACCATCTACCGCGGCCTCGAGGCCGGCGCCTACAAGAGCCCCTACGACGTCCTGTCCGTGTCCACCGGCGCCCCGGCCTGCGCCACCGCCTACATCCTGTGGAAGGACAGCTTCACCGTGCCCATGGTCGTGGACCTGCTCAGCAAGCGCTTCAGCAACTACGCGGCCATGAACCCCAAGCGCGGCGAGGCCGACGAGCTGCACAACGCCGACTTCCTGGACATCCTCACCCGCGGCGAAAAGATCCTCGACATCACCCCCATCGGCCAGGGCGGCAAGATCAAGGGCGTGGAAGTGGACCTCTCCCCCGTGGACAAGCACGAGGTCGTCTCCAACCCGCAACGCTACACCTATCCGGCCTGCGCCATCACCCAGCGTTTCGCGGCGCTGATGAGCCTGGCCGACTTCCCCTGCTACCTGACGCCGGAATGCACCACCGCGACGCTGATGACCAACTGCATCGCCCTGAGCCCGGCCCAGGCCGGCTCCCCGGTGCGCGGCTGCAAGGACTGCGCCGCCACGTCGCTTATAAAGCGCAACGTGCCCTTCGTCACCGGGGCGCTGGCGGGCGCCAAGGGCTACTGTAACTGGAACACCGCTATCTAG
- the gltA gene encoding NADPH-dependent glutamate synthase, with product MCAAAPTDRKRAKAPRTPMPEQPAGERVANFREVALGYAPDMALAEAARCLRCKKPACVAGCPVGIDIPGFIAALADGDPRRAYAVIRQTNSLPAVCGRVCPQETQCEQVCVLGKKHEPVAIGRLERFVADTFLADDACEELTGAPACPAGLEDVRVACIGAGPASLTVAGTLAGQGIGVDVYEALHEPGGVLVYGIPEFRLPKAVVGREVAAMRALGVRFFTNWVGGRTVTVPELLERGYRAVFIGVGAGLPTFLNIPGENLIGVFSANEYLTRVNLGRAYAFPDWDTPVYPGRQVVVFGAGNVALDAARTAARLGAERVAIVYRRTENEMPARREEIHHAKEEGIELFCLHAPLAFAGDANGRLVSVRLQKMRLGAPDDSGRCRPLACEGEFCELATDMAVVAVGTRANPLLPRTTPGLATNRWGYVTVDEETGETNIPNVFAGGDIVTGAATVISAMGAGRRAAATIAGRLLA from the coding sequence ATGTGTGCCGCTGCGCCAACTGACCGCAAACGGGCCAAGGCCCCGCGCACGCCCATGCCCGAGCAGCCCGCCGGCGAACGCGTGGCCAATTTCCGCGAGGTCGCCCTGGGCTACGCGCCGGACATGGCCCTGGCCGAGGCGGCGCGCTGCCTGCGCTGCAAGAAACCCGCCTGCGTGGCCGGCTGCCCCGTGGGCATCGACATCCCGGGATTCATCGCCGCCCTGGCCGACGGCGACCCGCGACGGGCCTATGCCGTCATCCGCCAAACCAACTCCCTGCCGGCCGTGTGCGGCCGGGTCTGCCCCCAGGAAACCCAGTGCGAGCAGGTCTGCGTCCTGGGCAAGAAGCACGAACCCGTGGCCATCGGCCGCCTGGAACGCTTCGTGGCCGACACCTTCCTGGCCGACGACGCCTGCGAGGAACTCACCGGCGCCCCGGCCTGCCCGGCCGGCCTGGAGGATGTCCGGGTGGCCTGCATCGGCGCCGGCCCGGCCAGCCTCACCGTGGCCGGCACCCTGGCCGGGCAGGGCATCGGCGTGGACGTCTACGAGGCCCTGCACGAGCCGGGCGGGGTGCTCGTCTACGGCATCCCGGAATTTCGGCTGCCCAAGGCCGTGGTCGGCCGCGAAGTCGCGGCCATGCGGGCCCTTGGCGTGCGCTTTTTCACCAACTGGGTCGGCGGGCGCACGGTCACCGTGCCCGAGCTGCTGGAGCGGGGCTACCGGGCCGTTTTTATCGGCGTGGGCGCCGGTCTGCCGACCTTCCTCAACATCCCGGGCGAAAACCTCATCGGCGTGTTCTCGGCCAACGAGTACCTCACGCGCGTCAACCTCGGCCGGGCCTACGCCTTTCCCGACTGGGACACGCCGGTCTACCCGGGCAGGCAGGTGGTGGTCTTCGGCGCCGGCAACGTGGCCCTGGACGCGGCCCGCACGGCCGCCCGCCTGGGGGCCGAGCGCGTGGCCATCGTCTACCGCCGCACGGAAAACGAGATGCCGGCCCGGCGCGAGGAGATCCACCACGCCAAGGAGGAAGGCATCGAGCTTTTTTGCCTGCACGCCCCCCTGGCCTTTGCCGGCGACGCCAATGGCCGGCTGGTCTCGGTGCGGCTCCAGAAGATGCGCCTGGGCGCGCCCGACGACTCCGGCCGGTGCCGGCCGCTGGCCTGCGAGGGCGAGTTCTGCGAGCTGGCCACGGACATGGCCGTGGTGGCCGTGGGCACCCGGGCCAATCCGCTGTTGCCCCGCACCACGCCGGGCCTGGCGACCAACCGCTGGGGCTACGTCACCGTGGACGAGGAAACGGGCGAAACGAACATCCCCAATGTGTTTGCCGGAGGCGACATCGTCACCGGCGCGGCCACGGTCATTTCGGCCATGGGGGCCGGCCGCCGCGCCGCCGCGACCATCGCCGGGAGGCTCTTGGCATGA
- a CDS encoding 6-pyruvoyl tetrahydropterin synthase family protein, with protein sequence MHRVTIEKGNLRFSAAHFISFAGKCERLHGHNYAVCATLAGELTDDRYVFDFVELKRLVKDLCDRLDHRFLLPRKSPCLTVTEADGEVEVRFKNRRYVFPRHDVLDLPLDNITAERLAEYLAGELAAALAPNPNLSHIEVGVEESPGQTAYFRLTLAGGN encoded by the coding sequence ATGCACCGCGTCACCATCGAAAAGGGCAACCTGCGCTTCAGCGCCGCCCACTTCATCTCCTTCGCCGGCAAGTGCGAACGCCTCCACGGCCACAACTACGCCGTGTGCGCCACCCTGGCCGGCGAGCTCACCGACGACCGCTACGTCTTCGACTTCGTGGAGCTCAAGCGCCTCGTCAAGGACCTGTGCGACCGCCTGGACCACCGCTTCCTGCTGCCCCGCAAAAGCCCCTGCCTGACCGTGACCGAGGCGGACGGCGAGGTGGAGGTGCGCTTCAAGAACCGGCGCTACGTCTTTCCGCGCCACGACGTCCTGGACCTGCCCCTGGACAACATCACGGCCGAACGCCTGGCCGAGTACCTGGCCGGCGAACTGGCCGCCGCCCTGGCCCCCAACCCCAACCTGTCCCACATCGAGGTGGGCGTGGAGGAATCCCCCGGCCAGACGGCCTATTTCCGCCTGACCCTGGCCGGTGGGAACTAA
- the mptA gene encoding GTP cyclohydrolase MptA gives MNPLHTVYLGLGSNGGNRQANILQALQHIRARAEIGPVSSYYETEPLGCPGQPTFYNVACRIRTDLGPRALLTLLKRIEKRMGRQESVRNAPRPIDIDILLYDDLVVDEGDLAIPHPGLAERPFALVPLSEIAPGLVHPGLGRTVESLLAGLPHWGVARLSLKPRLGLDVQQEKPSVPLGLSRVGVTNQRRNIQLVNNGKPALFSAELDLFADLAPDQAGVHMSRFGDAVEALIQEMTLEPMPDIESLAGKLSRRVVTVQGALRSEVHIRARSPLIKTTPVSGKTSEDLYTLIGIASTTGERTRCLVGVETEGMTVCPCAQDMVRDYSRGLLLEEGFSAEQVERILGAIPIASHNQRGRGTLLVGSDIQVRAENLVHLVETAMSSETYAILKRPDELFVVNKAHRQPRFVEDVVREMLYSLVDIFPDLPDDAFVLAKQENLESIHKHNAFAERYGTLGEIRRELRGEGPGMAAHTSLDQWLKS, from the coding sequence ATGAATCCACTGCATACCGTGTACCTGGGCTTGGGCAGCAACGGCGGCAACCGCCAGGCCAACATCCTCCAGGCCTTGCAACACATCCGGGCCCGGGCCGAAATCGGGCCGGTGTCCTCGTACTACGAGACCGAGCCCCTGGGCTGCCCCGGCCAACCCACGTTCTACAACGTCGCCTGCCGCATCCGCACCGACCTTGGCCCCCGGGCCCTGCTGACGCTGCTTAAGCGCATCGAAAAGCGCATGGGCCGCCAGGAGAGCGTCCGAAACGCCCCCCGGCCCATCGACATCGACATCCTGCTCTACGACGACCTGGTCGTGGACGAGGGGGACCTGGCCATCCCCCATCCCGGCCTGGCCGAGCGCCCCTTCGCCCTGGTGCCCCTGTCGGAGATCGCCCCGGGCCTGGTCCACCCGGGCCTTGGCCGCACCGTCGAGAGCCTGCTGGCCGGGCTTCCCCACTGGGGCGTGGCCCGCCTGAGCCTCAAGCCCCGCCTGGGCCTCGACGTGCAGCAGGAAAAACCGTCCGTGCCCCTGGGCCTGTCCCGGGTGGGCGTGACCAACCAGCGGCGCAACATCCAACTCGTCAACAACGGCAAGCCGGCGCTGTTTAGCGCCGAGCTCGACCTGTTCGCCGACCTGGCCCCGGACCAGGCCGGGGTGCACATGTCGCGCTTCGGCGACGCCGTGGAGGCGCTCATCCAGGAAATGACCCTGGAGCCCATGCCGGACATCGAGTCCCTGGCCGGCAAGCTCTCCCGGCGGGTGGTGACGGTCCAGGGGGCCCTGCGCTCGGAGGTCCACATCCGGGCCCGCTCCCCTCTGATCAAGACCACGCCGGTCTCCGGCAAGACCTCCGAGGACCTCTACACCCTCATCGGCATCGCCTCGACCACGGGCGAGCGGACCCGCTGCCTGGTCGGCGTCGAAACCGAGGGCATGACGGTGTGCCCCTGCGCCCAGGACATGGTGCGCGACTACTCCCGGGGCCTGCTTTTGGAGGAAGGCTTCAGCGCCGAACAGGTGGAGCGCATCCTGGGCGCCATCCCCATCGCCTCCCACAACCAGCGCGGCCGGGGCACCCTGCTCGTGGGCTCGGACATCCAGGTGCGGGCGGAAAACCTGGTCCACCTGGTGGAAACGGCCATGAGCTCCGAAACCTACGCCATCCTCAAGCGGCCCGACGAGCTGTTCGTGGTCAACAAGGCCCACCGCCAGCCCCGCTTCGTCGAGGACGTGGTCCGGGAGATGCTCTACAGCCTGGTGGACATCTTCCCGGACCTGCCCGACGACGCCTTCGTGCTGGCCAAGCAGGAAAACCTGGAAAGCATCCACAAGCACAACGCCTTTGCCGAACGCTACGGCACCCTGGGCGAGATCCGCCGGGAACTGCGCGGCGAAGGCCCGGGCATGGCCGCCCACACCAGCCTGGATCAATGGCTCAAGAGTTAA
- a CDS encoding methylene-tetrahydromethanopterin dehydrogenase N-terminal domain-containing protein produces the protein MKKNLLLQLDADPLPSAFDAVVAHDAGADALIARGGVTPADVRGQVYGLLFTRGIPDLKYSAAFVGGSDVAVGEALFTAAKDSFFGPFRVSVMLDSNGCNTTAAAAAAKIRGAMELAGKKVVVLAGTGPVGQRAAGLLAGEGAEVVLTSRRLDRVEAACRAVAERFGVTVGAAEAADAAGTERALAGAQAVLCCGAAGVRLMPEALWSGHPDLLVVADINAVPPLGAEGVEATWDGEERHGKKLFGALGIGGLKMRVHRACLARMFTQNDLVFDAEAIYATARELATS, from the coding sequence ATGAAAAAAAACCTCCTGCTCCAGCTCGACGCCGATCCCCTGCCGAGCGCCTTCGACGCGGTGGTGGCCCACGACGCCGGGGCCGACGCCCTCATCGCCCGCGGCGGCGTGACCCCGGCCGACGTGCGCGGCCAGGTCTACGGCCTGCTTTTCACCCGGGGCATCCCGGACCTCAAATACTCGGCCGCCTTTGTCGGCGGCTCGGACGTGGCCGTCGGCGAGGCCCTCTTCACCGCGGCCAAGGACAGCTTTTTCGGCCCGTTCCGCGTTTCGGTCATGCTCGATTCCAATGGCTGCAACACCACGGCCGCCGCCGCGGCGGCCAAGATACGGGGGGCTATGGAACTGGCCGGGAAAAAGGTAGTGGTCCTGGCCGGCACCGGGCCCGTGGGCCAGCGGGCCGCCGGACTTTTGGCCGGCGAGGGGGCCGAGGTGGTGCTGACCTCCCGGCGCCTGGACCGGGTCGAGGCCGCCTGCCGGGCCGTCGCGGAGCGCTTCGGGGTGACGGTGGGCGCGGCCGAGGCCGCCGATGCGGCCGGCACCGAACGCGCCCTGGCCGGCGCCCAGGCCGTGCTGTGCTGCGGCGCGGCCGGCGTGCGGCTCATGCCCGAGGCCCTGTGGAGCGGCCATCCCGACCTGCTGGTCGTGGCCGACATCAACGCCGTGCCCCCCCTTGGCGCCGAAGGCGTCGAGGCCACGTGGGACGGCGAGGAGCGCCACGGCAAGAAACTGTTCGGGGCGCTCGGGATCGGGGGGCTCAAAATGCGCGTGCACCGCGCCTGCCTGGCCAGGATGTTCACCCAAAACGACCTGGTCTTCGATGCCGAGGCCATCTACGCCACGGCAAGGGAACTCGCGACGTCATGA
- a CDS encoding MIP/aquaporin family protein has protein sequence MAAPSLLKRSLAELVGTYVLVFLGTGSVMTTVLLAKGRPVIDNAFHVGIDMAAWVAIGLAFGLAVTAMIYCFGHISGTHINPAVSVALWATKRFPTQDMAAYVIAQCAGATLGSLSVVAVWGARVIPTGLGATGMFDGVGYGQAFLCEAILTFILVMTIMGSAVDSRCRGGFAGLSIGLVVAADIIVGGNVTGASMNPARTFGPYLANVLVGGPNMWAQYPIYLFGPLAGGVLAAFVYDLIGDPRGAEGECKLE, from the coding sequence ATGGCGGCTCCTTCGCTTCTGAAACGTTCCCTTGCGGAACTTGTCGGAACCTATGTCCTGGTGTTTTTGGGAACCGGTTCGGTCATGACCACGGTGCTTCTGGCCAAGGGCCGGCCCGTGATCGACAACGCCTTCCATGTCGGCATCGACATGGCCGCCTGGGTGGCCATCGGCCTGGCCTTCGGCCTGGCCGTCACGGCCATGATCTACTGTTTCGGACATATCTCCGGAACCCACATCAACCCGGCGGTCAGCGTGGCCCTGTGGGCGACCAAGCGCTTCCCGACCCAGGACATGGCGGCTTACGTCATCGCCCAATGCGCCGGCGCGACCCTGGGGTCGCTGTCGGTGGTCGCCGTCTGGGGGGCACGGGTCATCCCCACGGGCCTCGGCGCCACGGGCATGTTCGACGGCGTGGGCTACGGCCAGGCCTTCCTGTGCGAGGCCATCCTGACCTTCATCCTGGTGATGACCATCATGGGCTCGGCCGTGGACAGCCGCTGCCGTGGCGGCTTCGCCGGCCTGTCCATCGGCCTGGTGGTGGCGGCGGACATCATCGTCGGCGGCAACGTCACCGGCGCCTCGATGAACCCGGCCCGCACCTTCGGCCCCTATCTGGCCAACGTGCTGGTGGGCGGCCCGAACATGTGGGCCCAGTACCCCATCTACCTGTTCGGCCCCCTGGCCGGCGGGGTCCTGGCCGCCTTCGTCTACGACCTGATCGGCGACCCCCGGGGCGCCGAAGGCGAATGCAAGCTGGAGTAG
- a CDS encoding sulfide/dihydroorotate dehydrogenase-like FAD/NAD-binding protein, giving the protein MTNTILRKRRLIPGQTSELVIDAPHIAAKARPGNFVILRVCPTGERIPLTIADADADAGTITLVYLVLGKTTAHLDTLEEGEAIPDLCGPLGQPTRIRRHDGPVVCVGGGTGIAAMHHIAKGHHLAGNRVTGIIGARTEALLLFEAELAGVCDTVVVTTDDGSRGRRGLVTQALEERLRDGEPAAEIVAVGPVPMMAAVSEVAGRFGVPCLVSLNSIMLDGIGMCGACRVAVGGETRFACVDGPEFDGGLVDFKELAQRLTAFRPMEQQSYAEYQKHHVCRCAN; this is encoded by the coding sequence GTGACCAACACGATCCTACGAAAACGTCGCCTCATCCCCGGGCAGACCAGCGAACTGGTCATCGACGCCCCCCATATCGCCGCCAAGGCCAGGCCCGGCAATTTCGTCATCCTGCGCGTGTGCCCAACCGGCGAACGCATTCCCCTGACCATCGCCGACGCCGACGCCGACGCCGGCACCATCACCCTCGTCTACCTCGTCCTCGGCAAGACCACCGCCCACCTCGACACCCTGGAGGAAGGCGAGGCCATCCCGGACCTGTGCGGCCCCCTGGGTCAGCCCACGCGCATCCGCCGCCACGACGGCCCGGTGGTCTGCGTGGGCGGCGGCACGGGCATCGCCGCCATGCACCACATCGCCAAGGGCCATCACCTGGCCGGAAACCGCGTGACCGGCATCATCGGCGCCCGCACCGAGGCCCTGCTCCTGTTCGAGGCGGAGCTGGCCGGCGTGTGCGACACCGTTGTGGTCACCACCGACGACGGCTCCCGCGGCCGCCGGGGCCTGGTCACCCAGGCCCTGGAAGAACGCCTGCGCGACGGCGAGCCGGCCGCCGAGATCGTGGCCGTGGGGCCGGTGCCCATGATGGCCGCCGTGTCCGAGGTGGCCGGGCGCTTCGGCGTCCCCTGCCTGGTCAGCCTCAACTCCATCATGCTCGACGGCATCGGCATGTGCGGCGCCTGTCGGGTGGCCGTCGGCGGCGAAACGCGGTTTGCCTGCGTGGACGGGCCGGAATTCGACGGCGGCCTGGTGGATTTCAAGGAGCTCGCCCAGCGCCTGACGGCCTTTCGGCCCATGGAACAACAATCCTACGCGGAGTATCAAAAACACCATGTGTGCCGCTGCGCCAACTGA
- a CDS encoding DUF6513 domain-containing protein produces MPDTLFVTGKLAAPALAATLEAMRPAFSYDIAVLPMTVAALMDTAWIARHLPDARGCAAVLLPGLCQGDTAALADKLGVPVGRGPADLKDLPVHFGGSRDLSGYGPYRTQILAEITEAHALPAEAVLARARYLRDSGADVIDLGGPPAGPFPGVGEMVAALRAEGFRVSIDSFDPPTILAADRAGVELVLSVNGVNLEVARELRATVVVIPDFGEGLESLERNAARLRQWGVAHVLDPILDPIGFGISESFWRLREARRRHPDSPMLVGLGNVTELTEADSPGVTAVLAGVLAELDIDYALTTEVAPWAQGAVRELDLARRIMHYAVSSRVPAWGIDDGLLVAKAAPHATYDDAELREIQSRLRDRNIRIFVGGGRITVLRRDLFAQGDDPAALYARLGVTDPGHAFYLGRELERAATALRLGKKYVQDAPLSFGYRSRPVPPRPEGTASRDQRQPAAGQTETNRSEQPVGTARTPRPENGEGND; encoded by the coding sequence ATGCCCGACACCCTGTTCGTCACCGGCAAACTGGCCGCCCCGGCCCTGGCCGCCACCCTGGAGGCCATGCGCCCGGCCTTTTCCTACGACATCGCCGTGCTGCCCATGACCGTGGCCGCGCTCATGGACACGGCCTGGATCGCCCGGCACCTGCCCGACGCCCGGGGCTGCGCCGCGGTCCTGCTGCCCGGGCTGTGCCAGGGCGACACGGCCGCCCTGGCCGACAAGCTCGGCGTGCCCGTCGGGCGCGGCCCGGCCGACCTCAAGGACCTGCCCGTCCACTTCGGCGGCAGCCGGGACCTGTCGGGCTACGGCCCCTACCGCACGCAGATCCTGGCCGAGATCACCGAGGCCCACGCCCTGCCCGCCGAGGCCGTCCTGGCCAGGGCTCGGTACCTGCGGGACTCCGGCGCCGACGTCATCGACCTGGGCGGCCCGCCCGCCGGGCCGTTTCCCGGCGTGGGGGAGATGGTCGCCGCGCTGCGGGCCGAGGGCTTTCGCGTCAGCATCGACAGCTTCGACCCGCCGACCATCCTGGCCGCCGACCGGGCCGGCGTCGAACTGGTGCTGTCGGTCAACGGCGTCAACCTGGAGGTGGCCCGGGAGCTGCGGGCCACGGTGGTGGTCATCCCGGACTTCGGGGAAGGGCTCGAATCCCTCGAACGCAATGCCGCCCGGCTGCGCCAGTGGGGCGTGGCCCACGTCCTCGACCCCATCCTCGACCCCATCGGCTTCGGCATAAGCGAATCCTTCTGGCGCTTGCGGGAGGCGCGGCGCCGCCATCCCGACAGCCCCATGCTCGTGGGCCTTGGCAACGTCACCGAGCTGACCGAGGCCGACAGCCCCGGGGTGACGGCCGTGCTGGCCGGGGTGCTGGCGGAACTGGATATCGACTACGCCCTGACCACCGAGGTCGCGCCCTGGGCCCAGGGGGCGGTGCGCGAGCTCGACCTGGCCCGGCGCATCATGCACTACGCCGTGTCCAGCCGCGTCCCGGCCTGGGGCATCGACGACGGCCTGCTCGTGGCCAAGGCCGCGCCCCACGCCACCTACGACGACGCCGAGCTGCGGGAGATCCAGTCGCGCCTGCGGGACAGAAACATCCGCATCTTCGTCGGCGGCGGCCGCATCACCGTGCTGCGCCGCGATCTTTTCGCCCAGGGCGACGATCCGGCCGCGCTTTACGCCCGCCTCGGGGTCACGGATCCCGGCCACGCCTTCTACCTCGGCCGGGAGCTGGAACGGGCGGCCACGGCGCTGCGCCTGGGCAAGAAATACGTCCAGGACGCGCCCCTGTCCTTCGGCTACCGCTCCCGGCCGGTCCCGCCCCGGCCGGAGGGGACCGCCAGCCGGGACCAGCGGCAACCGGCCGCCGGCCAAACCGAAACCAACCGGTCCGAACAACCTGTGGGAACGGCCCGCACGCCTCGCCCCGAAAACGGCGAGGGCAATGACTGA